Genomic window (Burkholderia pyrrocinia):
GCGCGACTTCGGTGCGCCCGGCGCCCATCAGTCCCGCGAAACCCAGGATCTCGCCCTTGCGAAGCGCGAACGACACCGGCCCGAACACGCCATCGCGGCGCAGATCCCGCACGTCGAGCAGCACTTCGTCGGTCGGCGTCGATTGCCGCGACGGATACGCGTCGTCGAGCGTCCGTCCGACCATGCGCGCGACGATGTCGTCGATGCTCACGTCGGCGAAATCGTCCGTCGAGATGTGGCGCCCGTCGCGCAGCACGGTCACGCGATCGACGATCTGCGCCATTTCGTCGAGCCGGTGCGAGATGTACAGAATCGCCACGCCGTCGGCACGCAGCTCCTCGATGAGGCGAAAGAGCTGCACCGTTTCCGATTCCGTCAGCGACGACGTGGGCTCGTCCATGATCAGCACGCGCGAATCGTGCGACAGCGCCTTCGCGATTTCGACCATCTGTTGCTGCGCGATGGACAGCACGCCGACCTTCGTCGTCGGTGCGACGTTCAGGCCGATCCGCGCAATGCAGCGTGCCGCATCCGCATTGAGCCGTTTCGTGTCGACGAACGGCCCGCGCCGCGGCTCGCGCGCGAGGTACAGGTTCTCCGCGACGCTCAGGTGCGGCACGAGATTGAGTTCCTGGTGGATGATCGCGATGCCGGCCGCCTGCGCTTCGGAGGCCGAACGAAACCGCACCGGCGCGCCGCGATAGTGAACGACGCCCTCGTCGGGCAGGTACTGACCGCTGATGATCTTCATCAGCGTGGACTTGCCTGCGCCGTTTTCGCCGCACACCGCATGCACCTCGCCGCGGCGCAGGTCGAGGCGAATCCCGTCGAGCGCGAGGACGCCCGGGAAGCGCTTGCGAATCCCTTCCAGGCGCAGGATCTCCCGGTCCGCTTCGTCCTGTGCGGCCTGACCGGGCAGATTGCGAGGCATTGCCATTACGTCTCCTTGGGAAGGGCCGACCTCGTCTCCGTTTGGTCAGTCCAATTTCGAAGAATTACATCAAGTCAGCCACTTTTTGGTCTAGCCAATTTATATATTTGCATCCGATCTTACCAATGGTGAAAACCCGGACATCTGCACTAACGGGCCGCCGTATAGAGCGATGAGGCGAGCGTGATAGACTTTGCGACGCGCGCTTGCGCGGAAAGCGCATTGACCAAGATCCATCGGATGAAATCGACAGAACCCAAGCGGCTTTACCAATCGGTCGCGGCGCAGATCGTCGCGTTGATTCGTCAGGGCGAATTCGCAGTCGGCGAGCGTCTGCCGCCCGAGCGCGAGCTGGCGCTGACGCTCGGCGTATCGCGCCCGTCGCTTCGCGAGGCGCTGATCGCGCTGGAAATCGGCGGCCAGATCGAGATCCGGATGGGCTCCGGCGTCTATGTGCGCGACACGGCGGCCGACGATGTCGGCACGATGGGCACGCTCGGCGACAGTCCGTCGGAACTGATGCAGGCGCGCGCGGCCATCGAGGGCAGCGTTGCCGCGCTGGCCGCGGCGCGGATGACGGCCGCGAT
Coding sequences:
- a CDS encoding sugar ABC transporter ATP-binding protein, giving the protein MAMPRNLPGQAAQDEADREILRLEGIRKRFPGVLALDGIRLDLRRGEVHAVCGENGAGKSTLMKIISGQYLPDEGVVHYRGAPVRFRSASEAQAAGIAIIHQELNLVPHLSVAENLYLAREPRRGPFVDTKRLNADAARCIARIGLNVAPTTKVGVLSIAQQQMVEIAKALSHDSRVLIMDEPTSSLTESETVQLFRLIEELRADGVAILYISHRLDEMAQIVDRVTVLRDGRHISTDDFADVSIDDIVARMVGRTLDDAYPSRQSTPTDEVLLDVRDLRRDGVFGPVSFALRKGEILGFAGLMGAGRTEVARAIFGADRPDGGAITLHGRPVAIRSPREAIHHGIAYLSEDRKKEGLALPMPVAANLTLANVRGIASRLGFLRFDDELDVARRYVQDLAIRTPSVQQLVRNLSGGNQQKVVIGKWLYRGSKILFFDEPTRGIDVGAKFAIYGLMDRLAADGVGVVLISSELPELLGMTDRIAVFHEGRLTAFLDTQHTSQEEIMHYASGRPHA